In Astatotilapia calliptera unplaced genomic scaffold, fAstCal1.2 U_scaffold_1, whole genome shotgun sequence, one DNA window encodes the following:
- the LOC113017186 gene encoding endophilin-A1-like: protein MSVAGLKKQFHKATQKVSEKVGGAEGTKLDDDFKEMEKKVDVTSRAVLDIMTKTTEYLQPNPASRAKLSMINTMSKIRGQEKGPGYPQAETVLGDAMLKFGRELGEESSFGLALMDAGEAMKELGEVKDALDMEVKQNFIDPLQNLHDKDLKEIQHHLKKMEGRRLDFDYKKKRQGKVQDDEIKQALEKFDESKEIAEQSMFNLLESDIEQVSQLSALVQAQFEYHSRASEILQQLSRKMEDRIKEVSSKPRKEYTPKPRMTLELLPPSESHNGGIHSAKSPGRSPAPMDQPCCRALYDFEPENEGELGFKEGDVITLTNQIDDNWYEGMINGQSGFFPINYVDILVPLPH, encoded by the exons AAAGTCAGCGAGAAGGTTGGAGGGGCGGAAGGAACCAAGCTAGACGATGACTTTAAAGAAATGGAGAAG AAGGTGGACGTCACCAGCAGAGCAGTGTTGGACATCATGACCAAAACTACAGAATACCTTCAGCCTAACCCAG cATCAAGAGCCAAGCTGAGTATGATCAACACCATGTCAAAGATCCGTGGGCAGGAAAAAGGACCTGGTTATCCGCAGGCTGAGACCGTCCTAGGAGACGCCATGTTGAAGTTTGGACGGGAGTTAGGAGAGGAGTCCAGCTTTG GCTTGGCCCTCATGGATGCTGGTGAGGCGATGAAGGAACTCGGGGAGGTGAAAGATGCTCTGGACATGGAGGTCAAACAGAACTTTATTGATCCACTGCAGAATCTTCATGATAAAGACCTCAAAGAGATACAG CATCATTTGAAGAAGATGGAAGGCCGACGTCTGGACTTCGACTACAAGAAGAAGCGTCAGGGGAAAGTCCAGGATGACGAAATCAAACAGGCACTGGAGAAGTTTGATGAGAGCAAAGAGATCGCAGAGCAGAGCATGTTTAACCTACTGGAGAGCGAC aTAGAGCAGGTGAGCCAGCTCTCAGCATTGGTCCAAGCTCAGTTTGAATACCACAGTCGTGCCTCTGAAATCCTCCAACAGCTCTCCAGGAAGATGGAGGACAG GATAAAAGAAGTGTCCAGTAAACCGAGGAAGGAGTACACTCCAAAACCCAGAATGACACTGGAGCTGCTGCCACCCAGCGAAAGCCACAATGGAGGGATACACTCTGCCAAATCCCCAGGAAGATCACCAG CCCCTATGGACCAGCCATGTTGTCGAGCGCTCTACGACTTTGAACCAGAGAATGAAGGTGAGCTGGGCTTCAAAGAGGGGGATGTCATCACCCTGACCAATCAGATCGATGACAACTGGTACGAGGGTATGATCAACGGCCAGTCGGGCTTCTTCCCCATCAATTATGTGGATATTCTGGTGCCGCTCCCTCATTAG